The Kocuria sp. TGY1127_2 genome includes a window with the following:
- the upp gene encoding uracil phosphoribosyltransferase produces the protein MRVKILDHPLVSHKITVLRDRETSSPQFRQLVDELVTLLAYEATRNIRVEPKTVQTPVSEAQGVVISRPRPLVVPILRAGLGMLDGMTRLIPTAEVGFLGMARHAETLDIVTYAERLPDDLTGRQVYVLDPMLATGGTLIESIKFLRERGADHITCLCILAAPEGIEALGEGVGELDNIDLFLAAQDERLNEKSYIVPGLGDAGDRLYGVVD, from the coding sequence ATGCGAGTCAAGATTCTGGACCACCCCTTGGTCAGCCATAAGATCACCGTATTGAGGGACCGAGAAACCTCGTCCCCGCAGTTCCGTCAGCTGGTCGATGAACTCGTCACTCTTCTGGCGTACGAGGCCACGCGCAATATTCGCGTGGAGCCCAAAACGGTTCAGACTCCAGTCTCCGAAGCGCAGGGTGTCGTTATTTCACGACCGCGACCCCTCGTCGTCCCCATTCTCCGCGCCGGCTTGGGAATGCTGGACGGAATGACGCGATTGATCCCGACGGCGGAAGTCGGCTTTCTCGGTATGGCTCGCCACGCGGAGACTCTAGATATTGTGACCTACGCCGAGCGCCTGCCGGATGACCTCACGGGACGCCAGGTTTATGTTCTCGACCCGATGCTCGCGACCGGTGGAACTTTGATCGAGTCCATCAAATTCTTGCGCGAGCGGGGAGCCGATCACATTACGTGTCTCTGTATCCTGGCTGCGCCCGAGGGTATTGAAGCCTTGGGCGAGGGCGTTGGGGAGTTGGACAATATCGATCTGTTCCTGGCCGCGCAGGATGAGCGACTGAACGAGAAGTCGTACATCGTGCCGGGGTTGGGTGATGCCGGGGACCGGCTGTATGGCGTCGTTGACTGA
- a CDS encoding anchored repeat-type ABC transporter permease subunit: MITPWEFASDLFNPNLTFLSRALAAVVISSIVCGVVGCHVVMRGMVFIGDAVAHSVFPGLAVAFVVGGNMALGGLVAGVLTAVLVAVFSQNRRLKEDSVIGILFAGAFALGIVVISRAPGYSGSVEDFLFGSIVGVSDHDVMMGTLAGAGLLLVLALFHKEIVTVSVDKETARASGLPVLGLDILLSVVVTVSVVISLQTIGNVLVLALIVIPAAATRLLCQRLGSMLVLAPVFGTVCATTGLYMSWSINLPAGGTIVLTMVAGFFVCWALAGLRGRARGAAVSV, encoded by the coding sequence ATGATTACCCCGTGGGAGTTCGCGAGTGACCTCTTCAACCCGAATCTGACGTTCTTGTCGAGGGCTTTGGCGGCCGTTGTGATCTCCTCGATCGTGTGCGGCGTCGTCGGGTGCCATGTCGTGATGCGAGGGATGGTCTTCATTGGTGACGCCGTGGCCCATTCAGTGTTTCCCGGACTCGCGGTAGCTTTCGTCGTCGGCGGGAACATGGCACTCGGAGGGCTGGTCGCCGGTGTGCTGACCGCGGTGCTCGTCGCCGTCTTCAGCCAGAACCGACGGCTGAAGGAAGATTCGGTCATCGGCATTCTTTTCGCCGGTGCCTTTGCCCTGGGCATTGTGGTCATCTCGCGGGCACCGGGCTACTCCGGCTCAGTCGAAGACTTCCTGTTCGGCTCTATCGTCGGGGTCTCCGACCATGACGTCATGATGGGGACACTGGCCGGTGCCGGACTACTGCTGGTCCTGGCGCTCTTTCACAAGGAGATCGTGACGGTCAGCGTGGACAAGGAAACTGCCCGGGCGTCGGGGCTTCCGGTTCTGGGGCTGGATATCCTCTTGTCCGTGGTGGTGACCGTGAGCGTTGTCATCTCGTTGCAGACTATCGGCAACGTGCTGGTTCTGGCACTCATCGTGATCCCTGCGGCGGCGACGCGCCTACTATGCCAGCGACTCGGTTCCATGCTCGTCCTCGCCCCCGTGTTCGGGACGGTCTGCGCCACGACCGGGCTGTACATGTCCTGGTCGATCAATCTTCCCGCCGGTGGAACCATAGTTCTTACGATGGTTGCCGGATTCTTCGTCTGCTGGGCGCTCGCGGGCCTTCGTGGCCGAGCCCGCGGCGCGGCCGTGAGTGTCTGA
- a CDS encoding multidrug efflux SMR transporter, which produces MAWIILLVSAVLEAVWATALGESHGFTYYPATILFVIALIGSMGGLGWAVKTIPISTAYAIWTGIGAALTVVYGMLTGAESVSALKILCIVGIVGATVGLKLMPSRPAKDQSAGSNETISHVSG; this is translated from the coding sequence ATGGCCTGGATCATATTACTTGTCAGCGCGGTGCTCGAAGCCGTGTGGGCAACAGCCCTGGGAGAATCACACGGATTTACCTATTACCCAGCAACAATCCTCTTCGTGATCGCCCTCATCGGAAGCATGGGCGGTCTTGGCTGGGCCGTCAAGACCATCCCTATCAGCACCGCGTACGCCATTTGGACCGGAATCGGTGCCGCCCTTACCGTGGTCTACGGCATGCTGACCGGGGCCGAATCGGTTTCCGCTCTCAAAATCCTCTGCATTGTCGGGATCGTCGGGGCCACGGTTGGCCTGAAGCTTATGCCGTCCCGACCGGCGAAGGACCAATCCGCCGGTAGCAACGAGACGATTAGCCACGTCTCCGGCTGA
- a CDS encoding YhgE/Pip domain-containing protein, with product MTSLRLALTELKRMTGGVFPKLVMVALACIPLLYGGIYLYSNWDPYGKVDHVSGAIAMEDSGAQGPDGASVNTGQSVADKLHDSKDFDWHDVSSRDEAVKQVEKGDTDFAIVIPKDFSQRLLSTSEFKPSADGTPGKVDPEKAGLEFVTNDANNYLLTNIVTKAGTTIRDQVAQEVGDETAQQMLASFTDIHGQLSDATDGSKKLSDGAVNLSSAVDQLKEGTSSLANGAVQLNDGSHSLLDGENQLVDGNAQAVDGAKQLDSGAQQLNGGATTLADGTSQLADGSSQLKDGTSSLSSGSSQLAEGTSKLSDGAGQLSQGVTTLNQKVQQSGVNDIGNDLTAMCKDLSEVNTSDPSGRLGEDVSNSVVSEVGAATSEQVQQLVDQGVLDQDQAKKVVDSVSGEQTKSRVSKATTDQLNSVENTDAGASLQKLRDSTCASDGSSLVAGKISELTTGISQLNDGASGVANGAKSANDAAQKLAGGASTLDQKTGELASGASQVNDGAQQLKDGTGTLAGSTGTLVGGSQQLYDNQVKARDGAQQLADGTSEAVNGSTQLDDGAGQLQNGSSELSKGSQDLTNGLKNGTDQVPNLNKDEQSSLASVMSDPVSDDHSSLASARNYGEGMGPFFIVLALWIGILMAGQFLRANNDRALASNTSSFRVALGSWVPFAVVGLAQTVVLFAVVKFGLGFQMEHPWLVFWFLLLTSTAFSALGQGLISLLGAPGKLLVLILLIVQLVTSGGMMPYETLPESLKWLHHGLPMGYAITGVRRLAYGVNEGSVPSLVLILVVYLVVGLLIGLLGSVKDRTWTLKKLNPEVEL from the coding sequence GTGACTTCCCTTCGCCTCGCACTCACTGAGCTCAAGCGCATGACCGGAGGGGTCTTCCCCAAGTTGGTCATGGTTGCGCTCGCATGCATCCCGCTGCTCTATGGCGGCATTTACCTGTACTCCAACTGGGACCCGTACGGAAAGGTTGACCACGTCAGCGGCGCCATCGCCATGGAAGACTCCGGAGCCCAGGGGCCGGACGGCGCGTCGGTCAACACCGGCCAGTCCGTCGCGGACAAGCTCCATGACTCCAAGGACTTCGACTGGCACGACGTTTCCTCTCGAGACGAAGCCGTCAAGCAGGTCGAGAAAGGCGACACCGACTTCGCGATCGTGATCCCGAAGGACTTCTCGCAACGCCTCCTGTCGACCTCCGAGTTCAAGCCCAGCGCGGACGGAACCCCGGGGAAAGTGGACCCTGAGAAAGCCGGCCTCGAGTTCGTCACCAATGACGCAAACAACTATCTGCTGACCAATATTGTGACCAAGGCCGGCACCACGATTCGCGACCAGGTAGCTCAGGAAGTCGGCGACGAGACCGCCCAACAGATGCTGGCGAGCTTCACTGATATCCATGGTCAGCTTTCCGACGCGACCGACGGATCGAAGAAACTTTCCGACGGAGCGGTGAATCTTTCTTCGGCGGTCGATCAGCTCAAGGAGGGCACCTCGTCGCTTGCCAATGGCGCAGTGCAGCTCAATGACGGCTCGCATTCCCTGCTCGACGGCGAGAACCAACTGGTCGACGGCAATGCTCAGGCCGTCGACGGAGCCAAGCAGCTCGACAGCGGCGCCCAACAGCTCAACGGGGGCGCAACGACTCTGGCGGACGGCACGTCCCAGTTGGCCGATGGTTCCTCGCAGCTCAAGGACGGAACGTCGTCGCTTTCTTCCGGCTCATCCCAGCTTGCCGAGGGCACGTCCAAGCTCTCGGACGGCGCCGGCCAACTCTCACAAGGTGTCACGACACTCAACCAGAAGGTTCAGCAGTCCGGAGTCAACGACATCGGGAACGACCTGACCGCGATGTGCAAGGACCTCTCCGAAGTCAACACCTCCGATCCTTCCGGCCGCCTTGGTGAGGACGTATCCAATTCCGTGGTCTCAGAGGTCGGCGCGGCCACCTCGGAACAGGTCCAGCAACTCGTTGACCAGGGTGTGCTGGATCAGGATCAGGCGAAAAAGGTCGTGGATTCGGTCTCCGGTGAGCAGACCAAGTCGCGTGTTTCCAAGGCGACGACCGACCAGCTCAACTCGGTGGAGAACACCGACGCAGGTGCCTCACTGCAGAAACTGCGCGATTCAACTTGCGCCTCGGACGGATCTTCATTGGTGGCCGGGAAGATTTCCGAGCTCACCACAGGAATCTCGCAGTTGAATGACGGGGCTTCCGGAGTCGCGAACGGTGCGAAGAGCGCCAATGATGCCGCGCAGAAATTGGCTGGTGGCGCGTCGACCCTGGACCAGAAGACCGGTGAACTCGCTTCAGGGGCTTCCCAAGTCAACGACGGGGCACAACAGCTCAAGGACGGAACGGGCACGCTCGCCGGCTCGACCGGAACTTTGGTCGGCGGCTCGCAACAGCTGTACGACAACCAGGTCAAAGCCCGTGACGGAGCCCAGCAGCTTGCCGACGGCACCAGTGAGGCAGTGAATGGATCAACCCAGCTCGACGACGGTGCCGGGCAACTCCAGAACGGCTCGTCAGAGTTGTCCAAAGGTTCCCAAGATCTGACGAATGGCCTCAAAAACGGTACCGATCAGGTCCCCAACCTGAACAAGGACGAACAGTCCTCCCTGGCTTCGGTCATGTCCGATCCGGTCTCCGATGATCACAGCTCCTTGGCCAGCGCCCGCAACTACGGTGAAGGTATGGGACCGTTCTTCATCGTGCTGGCCCTGTGGATCGGCATCCTGATGGCCGGTCAGTTCCTCCGAGCCAATAACGACCGGGCTTTGGCCTCCAATACCTCGAGTTTCAGGGTCGCCCTCGGTTCCTGGGTTCCGTTCGCGGTGGTTGGCCTGGCCCAAACGGTGGTTCTGTTCGCCGTCGTGAAGTTCGGTCTCGGCTTCCAGATGGAACACCCTTGGCTCGTATTCTGGTTCCTGTTGCTCACCTCGACTGCCTTCAGCGCGTTGGGACAGGGGCTGATCTCACTGCTCGGCGCTCCGGGCAAGCTTTTGGTTCTGATTCTCTTGATCGTGCAACTGGTCACTTCCGGAGGCATGATGCCGTACGAGACCCTGCCCGAGTCCTTGAAATGGTTGCACCACGGATTGCCGATGGGTTACGCGATCACTGGGGTCCGCCGCCTCGCCTACGGGGTCAATGAAGGCTCTGTTCCCTCCTTGGTGTTGATCCTCGTGGTCTATCTGGTGGTCGGCTTGCTCATCGGACTCCTCGGATCGGTCAAGGACCGCACATGGACCCTCAAGAAGCTGAACCCGGAGGTAGAACTGTGA
- a CDS encoding winged helix-turn-helix domain-containing protein, whose amino-acid sequence MSGAPGYVHISQRNRANGATPMRPGGMTGRGAIGEPTDYRSLRAMNPSVPSHEAENGTSIRPVTADNEARGFVLYVGLNEDVAAQNGTSLVRMVQDIRAYAQTLVPQAESYAAVAIAPAGAEGSDLDVVRDALGDPTAPKSQAEGVQNGHVPAAETKPSQPAGVLIDLSRREVFLDGEVLNLTYKEFELLNYLVENSSRTAGREELLESLWRDADETPNERTIDVHIRRLRSKLGRLSNTVRTVRGQGYRFYEHPEVVVWAAPEYSI is encoded by the coding sequence ATGTCAGGCGCACCCGGATACGTGCACATTTCCCAGCGCAATCGTGCGAACGGCGCTACTCCGATGCGGCCCGGAGGTATGACCGGCCGCGGAGCCATCGGCGAACCTACTGACTACCGGTCCTTGCGTGCGATGAACCCCTCCGTGCCGAGCCACGAGGCCGAAAACGGCACATCCATCCGACCCGTGACGGCCGACAACGAGGCTCGTGGGTTCGTGCTGTACGTCGGACTCAATGAAGACGTAGCGGCCCAGAACGGCACCTCCCTGGTCCGCATGGTCCAGGATATCCGCGCTTACGCGCAGACCTTGGTCCCGCAGGCCGAGTCATATGCCGCCGTCGCGATCGCCCCCGCGGGCGCTGAGGGTTCCGACCTCGATGTGGTTCGGGATGCGTTGGGCGACCCCACCGCTCCCAAGAGCCAGGCTGAAGGGGTGCAGAATGGTCATGTGCCCGCGGCGGAGACCAAGCCGAGTCAGCCTGCCGGTGTGCTCATTGACTTGTCCCGCCGGGAGGTTTTCCTGGACGGCGAGGTGCTGAACCTGACGTACAAGGAATTCGAGCTCTTGAACTACTTGGTCGAGAACTCGAGCCGCACAGCTGGTCGCGAGGAGCTTCTCGAATCCTTGTGGCGTGATGCGGACGAGACTCCGAACGAACGCACGATCGACGTTCACATCAGGCGACTGCGTTCAAAGCTGGGGCGGCTCTCCAATACGGTCCGCACGGTTCGTGGGCAGGGCTATCGCTTCTACGAGCATCCCGAGGTCGTCGTGTGGGCCGCACCGGAGTACTCCATCTGA
- the tadA gene encoding tRNA adenosine(34) deaminase TadA, whose product MKHFSNLHNAWMGLALAEARATRTSGDVPIGAVVMDSAGNVVGRGRNRREADADPVAHAEVLAIREAAAQAGRWRLDDCTLVVTLEPCPMCAGAILLSRIPRLVMGAWDDKAGAVGSVFDILRERRLNHWVEVFPDVRAEECAQLLQDFFSEKRLP is encoded by the coding sequence ATGAAGCACTTTTCGAATCTCCACAACGCGTGGATGGGGCTCGCACTGGCCGAAGCGAGGGCGACTCGCACCAGCGGCGATGTACCCATAGGTGCCGTGGTCATGGATTCCGCAGGAAACGTCGTGGGCAGGGGCCGAAATCGACGTGAGGCCGACGCCGACCCCGTCGCTCATGCGGAAGTGCTCGCCATCCGCGAGGCAGCGGCCCAGGCGGGACGATGGCGCCTGGACGACTGCACGCTCGTCGTCACGTTGGAACCATGTCCGATGTGCGCAGGCGCGATTCTCCTCTCCCGGATCCCCCGGCTGGTCATGGGCGCTTGGGACGACAAAGCCGGGGCCGTCGGGTCCGTCTTCGACATTCTCCGCGAGCGCCGACTCAACCACTGGGTCGAGGTCTTTCCAGACGTCAGGGCCGAGGAATGTGCCCAGCTCCTGCAAGATTTCTTCTCGGAAAAGCGCCTCCCCTAA
- a CDS encoding YdcF family protein, whose amino-acid sequence MEIEVTHSALACFFFLLYAWGRRRDPRMIRNGVFLTIGVGVCLLLGLTLLARNESVAWPVVVAMFVVTPIALVILSIALIANGVVMLRYEGRRLGNLLSLFAGLLLLGLPILLWVLFGWSRIPYPLSIYAVALGVLIALLATYFSVAFVSFAVYSVVYGRMSRKLYPSAIIVLGSGLINGAVPPLLRSRLDRALEIYRLGADRDARPILVPSGGQGGDESRPEGQAMAEYLVEHGADPADVYPEEKSRNTWENIRFSTSIISNAGRMQDCVVVTNNYHVLRAASLTRRAGIKAAVVGSPTARYFIPSAFIREFVAIVEQHRWLNCIACLPLVVVTVLALWESLQQR is encoded by the coding sequence ATGGAAATTGAAGTGACTCATTCTGCCCTGGCGTGTTTTTTCTTCCTCCTCTATGCATGGGGGCGGCGTCGAGACCCTCGGATGATACGCAATGGGGTTTTCCTGACCATTGGGGTTGGCGTCTGCCTCCTGCTTGGGCTGACCTTGTTGGCAAGAAACGAGTCGGTTGCGTGGCCGGTCGTCGTCGCGATGTTTGTCGTGACGCCGATTGCTTTAGTGATTCTGTCGATTGCCTTGATTGCAAACGGCGTCGTTATGCTGAGATACGAGGGAAGGCGACTGGGCAACCTGCTTTCGCTGTTTGCAGGTTTGCTCCTGCTGGGTCTTCCCATACTCCTCTGGGTATTATTCGGGTGGAGCCGGATCCCTTATCCTCTGAGTATTTATGCCGTTGCTCTGGGCGTCTTAATCGCTCTTTTGGCTACATACTTCAGTGTTGCTTTTGTCTCTTTTGCGGTCTACTCGGTTGTGTATGGTCGAATGTCTCGAAAGCTGTATCCTTCTGCAATCATTGTGCTCGGTTCAGGGCTGATCAATGGGGCCGTTCCTCCGTTGCTGCGTAGCCGCCTGGATCGGGCGCTTGAGATCTATCGTCTGGGTGCAGACCGAGATGCACGCCCGATTTTAGTGCCGTCTGGTGGGCAGGGCGGCGACGAGTCGCGGCCGGAGGGGCAAGCGATGGCTGAGTACCTGGTTGAGCACGGTGCTGATCCGGCTGATGTGTACCCCGAGGAGAAGTCGCGCAACACGTGGGAGAACATCCGGTTTTCGACATCGATCATTTCCAATGCGGGGCGGATGCAGGATTGTGTGGTGGTGACCAATAACTATCATGTCTTGCGAGCCGCGAGTTTGACTCGTCGGGCCGGAATTAAAGCCGCCGTGGTTGGCTCTCCGACAGCTCGTTATTTTATTCCGAGCGCTTTTATCCGCGAGTTCGTTGCAATTGTTGAACAGCATCGGTGGCTCAATTGTATTGCCTGCTTGCCCTTGGTCGTCGTTACCGTATTGGCGCTCTGGGAATCGCTTCAGCAGCGGTAA
- a CDS encoding multidrug efflux SMR transporter, protein MAWFVLIVSGALEMVWAAALSASHGLRRWKPALLFVVAMVVSLAGLAFAMKSIPVGTAYAVWVGIGATLTLIWGFVTRQERATFGRLSLLGLLIISLVGLKVAS, encoded by the coding sequence GTGGCATGGTTCGTTTTGATCGTCTCCGGCGCGCTGGAGATGGTTTGGGCTGCGGCGCTGTCCGCATCGCACGGGTTGCGACGTTGGAAGCCGGCCCTTCTCTTTGTTGTCGCCATGGTTGTGAGCCTCGCAGGCCTCGCATTCGCCATGAAATCCATTCCCGTGGGCACGGCCTACGCCGTTTGGGTCGGCATTGGCGCTACCTTGACCCTGATCTGGGGTTTCGTGACCCGGCAGGAACGAGCGACTTTTGGTCGTCTCTCATTGCTCGGCCTGCTCATTATTTCCCTCGTCGGGCTGAAGGTGGCGAGCTAA
- a CDS encoding TetR/AcrR family transcriptional regulator: MTNVESQNLGENPGPIRRRPGRTNRTQLKLFEAAMVIMSEKGPTATTVEEVAAKAGVSKGTVYYNFGSKKSMVDGLLRYGVKLVLETIEDAGEGIADPRDRIARGVIASLRFLEGQPGFARLAVAEMWRPHGGTSEVLAEQRSVIIDRVTDLVDDLDESYETAEHPDSRSIAVALFGSTFMLAMDREMNLSVRTTQDAARAALKIVDGYIVGRRSDVTKTIP; this comes from the coding sequence GTGACGAACGTTGAGAGCCAGAACCTCGGAGAGAATCCGGGGCCGATCAGACGTCGCCCGGGCCGTACCAACCGAACCCAGCTCAAGCTCTTCGAAGCAGCGATGGTGATCATGAGCGAAAAGGGTCCCACCGCGACGACGGTCGAGGAGGTCGCCGCAAAGGCCGGGGTATCGAAAGGGACCGTGTACTACAACTTCGGTTCCAAGAAGTCGATGGTCGACGGTTTGTTGCGGTACGGCGTCAAGTTGGTCCTGGAGACCATCGAGGACGCAGGCGAAGGAATCGCCGATCCCCGGGACCGGATCGCTCGAGGAGTCATCGCTTCGCTGCGCTTCTTGGAGGGACAACCCGGCTTCGCGCGCCTCGCCGTCGCGGAGATGTGGCGGCCTCATGGGGGAACATCGGAAGTCCTGGCGGAACAGCGCTCTGTGATCATCGACCGGGTCACGGATCTGGTGGACGACCTGGACGAGAGCTACGAGACCGCGGAACATCCAGATAGTCGGTCGATTGCCGTAGCCCTCTTCGGTTCAACCTTCATGCTGGCCATGGACCGGGAGATGAATCTGTCGGTGCGGACCACCCAGGACGCAGCCCGTGCGGCGCTGAAGATCGTCGACGGATATATCGTCGGGCGAAGGTCGGACGTGACGAAGACGATACCGTGA
- a CDS encoding multidrug ABC transporter ATPase, translating to MLEVEAIQAKGRHAPLVEPTSFTVEIGELILVQANSQLQRSALSLALTGRMRPDAGSVSWDGSDSRKTLRRSSSLIDSPAINEMENHMRVRDYVAEMLSYMPHKLLHRPNAARWLHENDLEDLDNLWEEQLTGDQRIRLMVALARHDQQADLLVFDTPSRHANHSYTWLPSLHRLARDENHRRAVVAVVPHISDSWHGLRATLGETTSEPYIPSGLSLDELFTPQISQEEHA from the coding sequence GTGCTCGAAGTCGAGGCCATTCAGGCAAAGGGTCGCCACGCTCCATTGGTGGAACCGACCTCATTCACCGTGGAAATCGGAGAATTGATCCTGGTTCAGGCGAACAGCCAGTTGCAGCGCTCCGCATTGTCCCTGGCGCTCACAGGGCGAATGCGCCCAGATGCGGGGAGTGTCTCTTGGGACGGAAGCGACTCCCGAAAAACGCTCCGCCGCAGTTCCTCATTGATCGACTCCCCGGCCATCAACGAGATGGAAAATCATATGCGCGTGCGCGACTACGTGGCCGAAATGCTTTCCTACATGCCCCATAAGTTGCTCCATCGCCCAAACGCGGCACGTTGGCTCCACGAGAATGACCTCGAGGACCTGGACAACCTATGGGAGGAGCAGCTGACCGGCGATCAGAGAATCAGGCTCATGGTCGCCTTGGCGCGTCATGACCAACAGGCCGATCTTCTCGTGTTCGACACCCCGTCTCGCCACGCCAACCATTCGTACACGTGGCTTCCCAGTCTTCACCGGTTGGCCCGGGACGAGAACCACCGGCGGGCCGTCGTCGCGGTAGTGCCGCACATCAGCGACTCATGGCACGGACTTCGTGCAACGCTCGGCGAGACCACGAGCGAACCGTACATCCCGTCGGGACTGAGCCTTGATGAACTCTTCACCCCACAGATCTCCCAGGAGGAGCACGCGTGA
- a CDS encoding histidine phosphatase family protein encodes MSSLIDPHSQAKTLMIMRHAEADMPWGTSDFDRPLTANGHADAPRVGRWMVENGVVPEMIITSSALRTRQTCTWICDELADKAPTASLEDRLYNAPTQELLAAIGRTPDTVRSLLVIAHYPAVQDAVLSLASRDSDYEAMMGVSSNFPPAGLAVLSSQKPWAALDGADAILRTFIER; translated from the coding sequence ATGAGTTCGCTGATCGATCCCCATTCCCAAGCCAAGACCTTGATGATCATGCGTCATGCCGAGGCGGATATGCCCTGGGGAACGAGCGACTTCGATCGCCCGCTCACAGCGAACGGGCATGCCGATGCTCCGCGGGTCGGTCGGTGGATGGTCGAGAACGGCGTCGTGCCCGAGATGATCATCACTTCGTCCGCGTTGCGAACCCGTCAGACGTGCACGTGGATATGCGACGAGCTGGCGGACAAGGCACCGACGGCGAGCCTTGAGGATCGCTTATACAACGCGCCGACTCAGGAGCTGCTCGCGGCCATCGGCCGGACCCCGGATACGGTGCGCTCTCTCTTGGTCATTGCTCATTATCCGGCTGTGCAGGATGCGGTACTGTCCTTGGCCTCCCGGGACTCGGACTACGAAGCCATGATGGGCGTCTCGTCGAATTTTCCGCCCGCTGGCCTCGCTGTGCTGAGCTCGCAGAAACCGTGGGCCGCGCTCGATGGGGCGGACGCCATATTGCGCACATTCATCGAACGTTGA